From a region of the Sulfitobacter alexandrii genome:
- a CDS encoding TRAP transporter large permease, with translation MSFFQIGLCGIVSVILLVLLRVPIAVALGIVSFFGFWAMLGSGAAFGLLTAVPYDFAAHWTLSSIPMFLLMGYVCYQTDITRGIFKAARVWLSFLPGGLAVASVGGAALFSAAAGSSLACAAAMGRIAVPEMLKRDYDPGLSTAVVAAAGTMGSLIPPSILLIIYGIFAEVAISKLFLAAIVPGVLTMLGYWAVIIVRVWINPALAPSLDESATWSERLEALSETWPVILLVVGVFGGLFTGIFTPTQAGAVGAALSFVIAAARGTLNWKVSRIALMDTAKMTAAIFIIAVGANLFSRFLAISGIPEAMTDLVIDMGASYVMLVFGTAVIFCLLGMILDPLGILLLTLPILLPIYEANHISLIWLGVLATKLVEMALITPPVGLNVFVIKGIVGDAVPISLIFKGVLWFLAADVVVLIIMVAFPELIMFLPELGN, from the coding sequence GTGAGCTTTTTCCAGATCGGCCTTTGCGGCATCGTTTCTGTCATCCTGCTGGTCTTGCTGCGCGTTCCGATCGCGGTCGCGCTGGGTATCGTGTCCTTCTTCGGGTTCTGGGCGATGCTGGGAAGCGGCGCGGCTTTCGGCCTGCTGACGGCGGTGCCCTATGATTTTGCCGCGCACTGGACCCTCAGTTCGATCCCGATGTTCCTGTTGATGGGATACGTCTGTTACCAGACCGACATCACGCGCGGGATCTTCAAGGCCGCCCGGGTCTGGCTGTCATTCCTGCCGGGCGGGCTGGCGGTCGCCAGCGTGGGCGGCGCGGCGCTGTTTTCGGCGGCGGCCGGCTCCAGCCTGGCCTGCGCCGCGGCAATGGGCCGGATCGCGGTGCCGGAAATGCTGAAGCGCGACTACGATCCCGGGCTGAGTACCGCCGTGGTTGCCGCAGCCGGCACCATGGGGTCGCTCATCCCGCCGAGCATCCTTCTGATCATCTACGGTATTTTTGCCGAGGTCGCGATCAGCAAGCTGTTTCTGGCCGCGATCGTGCCGGGCGTACTGACGATGCTGGGGTACTGGGCCGTGATCATCGTTCGTGTGTGGATCAATCCCGCGCTCGCGCCGTCGCTCGACGAAAGCGCGACATGGTCCGAACGGCTGGAGGCCCTGAGCGAGACATGGCCCGTGATCTTGCTGGTGGTGGGCGTTTTCGGCGGTCTGTTCACCGGGATATTCACACCCACGCAGGCCGGGGCTGTCGGGGCGGCGTTGTCCTTCGTGATTGCGGCGGCGCGCGGCACCCTGAACTGGAAAGTTTCCAGGATCGCGCTGATGGACACTGCAAAAATGACTGCGGCGATCTTCATCATCGCGGTCGGTGCCAACCTGTTTTCGAGGTTTCTGGCGATCAGCGGTATCCCCGAAGCGATGACCGACCTGGTGATTGATATGGGGGCCAGCTATGTGATGCTGGTTTTCGGCACGGCCGTGATCTTTTGTCTGCTGGGCATGATCCTCGATCCGCTGGGCATCCTGCTGCTGACGCTGCCGATCCTTCTGCCGATCTACGAGGCGAACCATATCAGCCTGATCTGGCTGGGCGTGCTTGCAACCAAGCTGGTCGAGATGGCTCTGATCACCCCACCGGTGGGGCTGAACGTGTTCGTGATCAAGGGCATCGTCGGTGATGCGGTCCCGATTTCACTGATTTTCAAGGGTGTTTTGTGGTTTTTGGCTGCGGATGTGGTGGTCCTGATCATCATGGTCGCCTTTCCCGAACTGATCATGTTCCTGCCAGAGCTCGGCAACTGA
- a CDS encoding acyl-CoA dehydrogenase family protein, producing MFKLDPELEDFRNEARKLAEREFAPRAAHWDEAEEFPAANRDKLAELGYLGMFIPEEYGGSGAPVIQGTVFLEEMARVCFNTALVSQLYLNGPSRAISVLGSDEQKKRFLPDMAAGKKFIAIAISEPEAGSAVTDLRTTATRDGDGWVLNGNKCWSTGAHVADYALVFCRFGKASGAKGIGAFVVDLKKPGARIGHISLKMGGRGLTEAEIILENYKAGPEDVLVEGDPESSRSFALLMSSFGPERVGNAAMCVGLAQGAFDAAKSYSEIRHQFGRPIKEFQGLQWKIADMATQIHAARLMVYRAATNPAPNGFPDPMDATMAKLYANEMAQRVTNEALQIHGHNGYTREYPLERMVRDARGFALGGGTVEILRNTIAAMVYGHSFDQRRG from the coding sequence ATGTTCAAGCTCGATCCGGAATTGGAGGATTTTCGCAACGAGGCACGCAAGCTGGCTGAGCGCGAGTTTGCTCCCAGGGCCGCCCATTGGGACGAAGCCGAAGAGTTTCCAGCCGCGAACCGCGACAAGCTGGCCGAACTTGGCTATCTGGGAATGTTCATCCCTGAAGAATACGGCGGCTCCGGCGCGCCAGTGATCCAGGGCACGGTGTTTCTGGAAGAAATGGCGCGGGTCTGTTTCAACACGGCGCTGGTCTCGCAACTCTACCTGAACGGCCCATCCCGGGCAATCAGCGTTCTGGGCAGCGACGAGCAGAAAAAGCGGTTCCTGCCAGACATGGCGGCCGGCAAGAAATTCATCGCAATCGCCATCAGCGAGCCAGAGGCGGGGTCGGCGGTGACAGACCTGCGCACCACGGCCACAAGGGACGGCGACGGATGGGTGCTGAATGGCAACAAATGCTGGTCCACGGGCGCCCATGTGGCCGATTATGCGCTGGTCTTCTGCCGTTTCGGCAAGGCCAGCGGGGCGAAGGGGATTGGTGCCTTTGTCGTCGATCTGAAGAAGCCGGGCGCGCGGATCGGCCACATATCGCTGAAGATGGGTGGCCGGGGGCTGACCGAGGCCGAGATTATCCTTGAAAACTACAAGGCCGGTCCCGAGGATGTGCTGGTCGAAGGGGACCCGGAAAGCTCGCGCTCCTTCGCGCTGTTGATGAGCAGTTTCGGACCCGAGCGGGTGGGCAACGCAGCGATGTGCGTGGGGCTGGCGCAGGGCGCTTTCGATGCTGCAAAGTCGTATTCCGAGATTCGCCATCAGTTCGGGCGCCCGATCAAGGAATTCCAGGGCCTGCAATGGAAAATCGCCGACATGGCCACACAGATCCATGCTGCGCGTCTGATGGTCTATCGGGCCGCGACCAACCCCGCGCCGAACGGCTTTCCCGATCCGATGGATGCGACCATGGCCAAGCTTTACGCCAACGAAATGGCGCAGAGGGTCACGAACGAAGCGCTGCAGATCCACGGTCACAATGGTTACACGCGCGAATACCCGCTGGAACGTATGGTGCGTGACGCGCGCGGCTTCGCGCTTGGCGGTGGCACCGTCGAAATCCTGCGCAATACGATCGCCGCCATGGTCTACGGCCACAGCTTCGACCAGCGGCGGGGGTAG
- a CDS encoding C4-dicarboxylate TRAP transporter substrate-binding protein, translating into MKLTNAFAALAATTVLAATPALAEKRVTISNWTSPNHATSRGHAAFAEMTESEFPDAFDFKLFAGGALLGPKPTLSGLRDGVADVGLLALTYFRSEMPYAQLVADLALLGEDHYAMAGATSEFVMLHCQPCKDEFAKNGMVALSGISTAPYVLLTTKPIVEISDMQGVKLRTGGSVWDRWATRLGAEPVNVPSSEMYDTMSHGVVTAAVQPVGALKGHSLIEVAKHLTELPLGTYHSGSIFAAGPKFWISLSPEQREQFVKNIPEAVAQTEVYYETDDLDVLKEAGGLGLQVHQPSPEFLQDLIDFRTADLEEIARISREERGIEDPEPLIATYRELIEKWHGLVEPLQPIRDNHQPYADLLRQEIYSKIDFATYPN; encoded by the coding sequence ATGAAACTGACCAATGCGTTTGCCGCGCTGGCGGCGACGACCGTTCTAGCGGCGACACCGGCCCTGGCCGAAAAGCGGGTGACTATATCCAACTGGACGTCACCCAATCACGCGACATCGCGTGGCCATGCCGCCTTTGCCGAAATGACCGAATCTGAATTTCCGGATGCCTTCGACTTCAAGCTGTTTGCCGGCGGCGCCTTGCTTGGCCCCAAGCCAACACTGTCCGGCCTGCGCGACGGCGTCGCCGATGTAGGTCTGCTGGCGTTGACCTATTTCAGGTCGGAAATGCCCTATGCGCAGCTCGTCGCCGATCTCGCTCTTTTGGGCGAGGACCACTATGCCATGGCCGGCGCGACCAGCGAATTCGTGATGCTGCACTGCCAGCCGTGCAAGGACGAGTTCGCAAAGAACGGCATGGTGGCGCTGAGCGGGATCAGCACTGCGCCTTATGTATTGCTGACCACCAAGCCGATCGTCGAAATCAGCGATATGCAAGGGGTCAAGCTGCGCACGGGCGGGTCGGTCTGGGACCGCTGGGCGACACGCCTTGGGGCAGAGCCGGTAAACGTGCCGTCGAGCGAGATGTACGACACGATGAGCCACGGTGTCGTCACCGCTGCGGTGCAGCCGGTCGGTGCGCTCAAGGGGCACAGTCTGATCGAGGTTGCCAAGCACCTGACGGAGTTGCCGTTGGGCACCTATCATTCCGGTTCGATCTTTGCCGCCGGCCCGAAATTCTGGATCTCACTTTCGCCGGAGCAACGCGAGCAATTCGTCAAGAACATACCCGAGGCCGTGGCGCAGACCGAGGTGTACTACGAAACCGACGATCTCGACGTGCTGAAAGAGGCGGGTGGGCTTGGCCTGCAGGTACACCAGCCGTCGCCTGAGTTTCTTCAGGATCTCATTGATTTCCGCACCGCCGATCTTGAAGAGATCGCCCGCATCTCGCGCGAGGAACGCGGCATCGAAGATCCGGAACCGCTGATCGCAACCTATCGCGAGCTGATCGAGAAATGGCACGGTCTGGTTGAGCCGCTGCAACCGATCCGGGACAATCATCAGCCTTATGCAGACCTTCTGCGTCAGGAGATTTATTCCAAGATCGACTTCGCAACCTACCCGAACTGA
- a CDS encoding acyl-CoA dehydrogenase family protein yields MLTTEQVALKDAARKLALGEFRDRAARWDRDGIYPEENHHRLGALGYLGMTIPEEYGGGGTPLVDCYLVIEELAKVDFNTALIVHDQNVSPRIIATCGSEALKQAFLPRFAAGEIECAISWSEPEAGSDATAVTTSLRPDGDGFVLNGGKIFTTFGDRADYLLVYARFCESKGARGIGTVLVHRKSPGVSVHILEQKMGARGCNECEIHFDDVRVPSENVVTEGLAGNSSGFVRPLGVYNATRVGMGILALGVAEGAFDLARDYMKTRRQFGKALSEMQGLQWMMSDMKVQIEAARSLCYTALSLIDRGQPDPTLSSIAKVQATEMAQRVTHDAMQMFGGYGYFGSLPLERMVRDVRMLTITGGTTQIHKNGIARALFTD; encoded by the coding sequence TTGCTAACGACAGAACAGGTCGCTCTCAAGGATGCCGCGCGCAAACTGGCGCTCGGGGAATTCCGGGACCGCGCCGCACGCTGGGACCGCGACGGCATCTACCCCGAGGAAAACCACCATCGCCTGGGCGCGCTTGGCTATCTGGGCATGACCATTCCCGAAGAATACGGCGGTGGCGGTACGCCGCTGGTGGATTGCTATCTCGTGATCGAAGAACTGGCCAAGGTGGATTTCAATACCGCGCTGATCGTTCACGATCAGAACGTCTCGCCCCGGATCATCGCCACCTGCGGCAGCGAGGCGTTGAAGCAGGCTTTCCTGCCCCGCTTCGCCGCGGGCGAGATCGAATGCGCGATCTCCTGGTCCGAGCCCGAGGCCGGGTCGGACGCCACCGCGGTGACGACATCGCTGCGCCCGGACGGGGACGGGTTTGTGCTGAACGGCGGCAAGATCTTTACCACTTTCGGCGACAGGGCCGATTACCTTCTGGTCTATGCTCGGTTCTGCGAAAGCAAAGGCGCGCGAGGCATCGGAACCGTTTTGGTGCACCGCAAAAGCCCCGGCGTTTCGGTCCATATTCTTGAACAGAAGATGGGCGCGCGCGGCTGCAACGAATGCGAGATCCATTTCGACGATGTGCGGGTGCCGTCCGAAAACGTCGTGACCGAAGGGCTGGCCGGCAACTCCAGCGGCTTTGTCCGCCCGCTGGGTGTCTATAACGCCACGCGCGTCGGCATGGGGATACTGGCGCTTGGTGTCGCCGAGGGGGCGTTCGACCTTGCACGCGACTACATGAAGACCCGCCGGCAATTCGGCAAGGCGCTGTCCGAGATGCAGGGGCTGCAATGGATGATGTCGGACATGAAGGTGCAGATCGAGGCCGCGCGGTCGTTGTGTTATACGGCGCTGTCGCTGATCGACCGCGGCCAGCCCGATCCAACATTGTCTTCGATCGCCAAGGTTCAGGCCACCGAAATGGCACAGCGCGTCACCCATGACGCCATGCAGATGTTCGGTGGCTACGGCTATTTCGGTTCGCTTCCGTTGGAGCGGATGGTGAGGGATGTGCGGATGCTGACGATCACCGGGGGAACGACCCAGATACATAAGAACGGGATTGCTCGGGCGCTGTTCACTGACTGA
- a CDS encoding enoyl-CoA hydratase/isomerase family protein translates to MTSDITVEHSEGLAVVSLNRPDKLNALTLDMRVELLDAFRDIQTDPRIRAVLLRAEGRAFCAGADISTMGKDDVWGDRARLYRAHQMILSIFNCEKPVVAAVRGPAVGIGLSMALACDVILLSETARFGQVFRKIGLAPDGGAAFFLQNLIGRQRATDLAFSARMVPADEALSLGLASQVHPDDALDRAALDYATDLAAGPTFALAGTKRLMRAAMQPSLESFLETEAIIQGQIIKSADHAEGIDAFLSKRKPVFRGV, encoded by the coding sequence ATGACAAGCGATATCACTGTGGAACACTCAGAAGGTCTGGCCGTCGTGTCGTTGAACCGGCCCGACAAGCTGAATGCGCTGACCCTCGACATGCGCGTCGAACTCCTGGACGCGTTTCGCGATATCCAAACTGACCCGCGGATTCGCGCCGTATTACTGCGGGCCGAGGGCCGCGCTTTTTGTGCGGGTGCGGATATTTCGACCATGGGCAAGGACGATGTCTGGGGTGATCGGGCGCGCTTGTACAGGGCGCACCAGATGATCCTTTCCATATTCAATTGCGAGAAGCCTGTGGTTGCCGCGGTGCGCGGTCCGGCGGTCGGGATCGGTCTGAGCATGGCGCTCGCCTGCGACGTTATCCTGCTCTCCGAGACGGCAAGATTCGGTCAGGTTTTTCGCAAGATCGGGCTGGCCCCCGATGGCGGCGCGGCGTTTTTCCTTCAGAATCTGATCGGTCGGCAACGTGCGACGGACCTTGCCTTCTCAGCGCGGATGGTGCCGGCGGATGAAGCCCTGAGCCTGGGATTGGCAAGCCAGGTTCATCCCGATGATGCCCTCGACCGGGCGGCCCTGGACTATGCGACAGACCTGGCCGCGGGGCCAACCTTTGCCCTGGCCGGTACCAAGCGGCTGATGCGCGCCGCGATGCAACCGTCTCTGGAGAGCTTTCTTGAAACAGAAGCCATCATTCAGGGGCAAATCATCAAGAGCGCGGATCACGCCGAAGGCATCGACGCCTTTCTGAGCAAGAGAAAACCGGTTTTCCGTGGCGTATGA
- a CDS encoding thiolase gives MSLRGKAAIVGAALAGCGEAHGKSSMEITIEGVHGALADAGIALGEVDAVATCQPLDMLSGLTLAQELGLNPRFTMNNRMGGSSFLSHTLWAAMLLELRLADTVLICYGSNQRTASGKLMTALGLPTYEAPYRPLFPLSSYALATDRHMTQFGTTREQLADVAVAARAWAQKNPDAFMRDPLTREDVIASRPVSDPLRVRDCCLVTDGGGAIVMRRAETAKDHPRPPVYLLGGGEGTTHRDISEMADLTVTGAAQSGRTAMDMAGVKPADIDVVQLYDAFTINVILFLEDLGFCKKGEGGAFVANGGIAPGGHLPVNTNGGGLSCVHPGMYGIFTLVEAVRQLRGDAGDRQIGSAELALAHGNGGVLSSQVTNILGTEATL, from the coding sequence GTTTACGGGGAAAAGCCGCCATCGTCGGTGCAGCGCTGGCAGGCTGCGGCGAGGCCCATGGCAAAAGCTCGATGGAGATCACAATCGAGGGGGTGCACGGCGCGCTTGCCGATGCGGGGATCGCACTTGGCGAGGTCGATGCCGTTGCCACCTGCCAGCCGCTGGATATGCTGTCGGGTCTTACACTGGCGCAGGAATTGGGCTTGAACCCCAGGTTCACGATGAACAACCGCATGGGCGGCTCGTCGTTCCTGTCGCACACGCTCTGGGCCGCGATGCTGCTCGAATTGCGGCTCGCTGATACCGTGTTGATCTGCTACGGATCGAACCAGCGCACCGCCTCGGGCAAGCTGATGACTGCGCTTGGCCTGCCGACCTACGAGGCCCCCTACCGACCGTTGTTCCCGCTGTCGTCCTATGCGCTGGCCACAGACCGTCACATGACGCAATTCGGCACAACGCGCGAACAGCTGGCCGACGTGGCGGTGGCGGCCCGGGCCTGGGCCCAAAAGAACCCCGACGCTTTCATGCGCGATCCTCTGACGCGCGAGGATGTCATCGCCTCGCGGCCGGTTTCCGACCCTCTGCGGGTGCGCGACTGCTGCCTTGTGACCGATGGCGGTGGCGCGATTGTGATGCGCCGGGCCGAGACGGCCAAGGATCACCCCAGACCTCCGGTGTATTTGCTGGGCGGCGGCGAGGGCACGACGCACCGCGACATCTCCGAAATGGCGGACCTGACCGTGACCGGCGCTGCGCAATCAGGGCGAACGGCCATGGACATGGCGGGTGTCAAACCCGCGGACATCGACGTGGTCCAGCTCTACGACGCGTTCACCATCAATGTGATCCTTTTTCTAGAAGATCTGGGCTTTTGCAAGAAAGGCGAAGGCGGTGCGTTTGTGGCGAACGGCGGCATCGCGCCTGGCGGCCACCTGCCGGTCAATACCAATGGTGGCGGCCTGTCATGCGTGCATCCCGGGATGTACGGCATCTTCACGCTGGTCGAGGCGGTGCGGCAACTGCGCGGCGATGCTGGCGATCGCCAGATCGGCAGTGCCGAACTGGCCCTGGCCCACGGCAACGGCGGTGTCCTGTCCAGCCAGGTGACGAATATCCTGGGCACCGAAGCCACCCTCTGA
- a CDS encoding TRAP transporter small permease subunit: METVIARLGRVSRIITYIATALAALMMVHVTLDVILSQFIAEPLPGTVDYVSYYYMVGLVFLPLPFVEYTNEHIKVDLIHDLLPTGARTALDMLALALSAVFYGLLTWQTWIDAVEKYLIGEQSMGMAAVTVWPGRFCLPLGAGLMVLLLLAKLIQRPFTDAGMAGPNHDMYE; encoded by the coding sequence ATGGAAACAGTCATTGCACGACTTGGCAGGGTGTCGCGGATTATCACCTATATTGCGACTGCCCTGGCGGCCCTGATGATGGTCCACGTCACGCTCGATGTCATCCTGAGCCAGTTCATCGCCGAGCCCCTGCCGGGCACGGTGGATTACGTGTCGTATTATTACATGGTCGGGCTGGTCTTTCTGCCGCTTCCCTTCGTCGAATACACCAACGAGCACATCAAGGTCGACCTGATCCACGATCTGCTCCCGACGGGGGCGAGGACCGCTCTCGACATGCTGGCTCTGGCGCTGTCTGCGGTGTTCTACGGGCTGCTCACCTGGCAGACCTGGATCGATGCCGTCGAAAAATACCTCATCGGCGAGCAATCCATGGGCATGGCGGCGGTGACCGTCTGGCCCGGTCGCTTCTGTCTGCCTCTTGGTGCGGGGCTGATGGTTCTGCTCTTGCTGGCCAAGCTGATCCAGAGGCCTTTCACCGACGCTGGCATGGCCGGCCCCAATCACGACATGTACGAATAG